The Brevibacillus brevis genome contains a region encoding:
- a CDS encoding CapA family protein — translation MTKKATIAAVGDILMWKEQVATARLPGTDQFSFTDMFHPVAPILSAADLTIGNLETTFSGKTQPYQIGSARTGYPRFNCPDELARDLKTSGFDVLTTVNNHCLDGGVTGLCRTLDVLDRYKLAHTGTYRSPEEANTYLIKEVNGIRIALLAYTYGTNKQVIPAHTPWIVRLLHLDTILSDLRKVRPLVDLVIISLHFGIEFRYTPTTRQRQLVQSLLDNGADVILGAHPHVLQPVVTPSITTAHGTKRQTLVAYSLGNFTSEKMLSFDQSQCGAILRFTVEKNERNQISLEQISVIPTFSQRYVSQGRICFRVIPMRSYLKSPDLYLRPLQRKKLQLLWNRAIRIIGRSRGVLIE, via the coding sequence ATGACAAAGAAGGCCACCATCGCCGCTGTAGGCGACATTCTGATGTGGAAAGAGCAGGTGGCAACTGCCAGATTGCCTGGTACAGATCAATTCTCTTTTACGGATATGTTTCATCCCGTGGCACCGATTCTCTCAGCGGCAGATCTCACGATTGGCAATTTAGAAACCACCTTTTCCGGGAAAACACAGCCCTATCAAATCGGTTCGGCACGAACCGGTTACCCTCGCTTCAACTGTCCAGATGAATTGGCTCGGGACTTGAAAACATCTGGATTTGATGTATTGACTACAGTGAATAACCACTGTCTGGATGGCGGAGTAACCGGACTATGCCGAACCCTTGATGTTTTGGATCGATACAAGCTTGCTCATACCGGAACCTATCGTAGCCCCGAAGAGGCAAATACCTACCTGATCAAGGAGGTAAACGGCATTCGCATCGCCCTGCTTGCTTACACCTACGGGACAAACAAGCAGGTAATCCCCGCTCATACGCCATGGATCGTTCGACTTCTTCATCTTGACACGATATTATCCGACCTGAGAAAAGTCCGTCCTCTCGTCGATCTGGTGATCATCTCCCTTCACTTTGGGATTGAATTCCGCTATACTCCGACAACACGCCAGCGACAGCTCGTACAAAGCCTGCTCGACAACGGTGCTGATGTCATCCTCGGGGCTCACCCACATGTTCTGCAGCCTGTTGTCACCCCGAGTATCACGACTGCTCACGGAACAAAAAGACAAACGCTAGTCGCATATTCTTTAGGCAATTTCACATCAGAGAAAATGCTCTCGTTTGATCAATCCCAGTGCGGGGCAATCCTGCGATTTACTGTCGAAAAGAATGAGAGGAATCAGATTTCACTCGAGCAAATTTCGGTCATCCCGACGTTTTCGCAACGGTATGTAAGTCAAGGGCGTATATGCTTTCGTGTCATCCCCATGCGTTCGTATCTGAAAAGCCCTGATCTGTATTTGCGACCTCTGCAGAGAAAAAAGCTCCAGTTGCTGTGGAATCGCGCCATCCGCATCATAGGTAGGTCGCGGGGCGTATTGATTGAATAA
- a CDS encoding GNAT family N-acetyltransferase produces MITVRRIHSEDLPVFLAFPDHPASVRDDIAAYLNKMFTQGAMRQDWCFVLEVHGKIAGRLAFWTLPGSKQATDLVLWELPWKETECPSLGAHFLREVFTLMAGNLSEKIGYVLDSPSSSPQWQTDHQERRNVLEALGFRISRETNRFEWHAPMEAAALPSNETHDLIVYRSLPEVGEAAFVDAILRVSQFTHDQQITEERLEKGPLAQAQEMFQDLQQMKYEPEWWQLAYTEKNELIGFLMPTVSPTFATIGYIGVLPEQRGHGYIDRLLKQATDVLVQAGETYIRADTDVKNTPMAKAFLRAGYQQFANRQEFSLDHGLLL; encoded by the coding sequence ATGATCACCGTTCGCCGTATCCACTCGGAGGATTTACCTGTATTTCTTGCATTTCCGGACCACCCTGCGTCCGTTCGGGATGATATAGCTGCTTACCTCAACAAAATGTTCACACAAGGAGCTATGCGCCAGGACTGGTGCTTCGTTCTGGAGGTACATGGCAAGATAGCTGGTCGTCTCGCCTTCTGGACATTGCCTGGCAGTAAACAAGCAACTGATTTGGTATTGTGGGAGCTTCCATGGAAAGAAACAGAATGCCCTTCGCTCGGCGCTCATTTCTTACGTGAAGTCTTCACACTCATGGCGGGGAATCTTTCGGAGAAAATCGGCTATGTTCTGGATTCACCTTCCTCCTCTCCTCAATGGCAAACGGATCACCAAGAGCGAAGAAACGTTCTGGAAGCACTCGGCTTTCGGATTAGCCGGGAAACTAACCGATTCGAATGGCATGCTCCGATGGAGGCAGCTGCTCTACCCTCAAACGAAACGCATGATCTGATCGTGTACCGCAGTCTTCCTGAGGTTGGCGAGGCTGCATTTGTGGATGCCATCCTGCGTGTCTCGCAATTCACCCATGATCAACAAATTACAGAGGAGCGCTTGGAAAAAGGCCCTCTAGCCCAAGCACAGGAAATGTTCCAAGATTTGCAACAAATGAAGTACGAACCGGAATGGTGGCAGCTTGCCTATACAGAAAAAAATGAGCTCATTGGTTTTTTGATGCCTACGGTCAGCCCTACCTTCGCTACGATTGGATACATCGGAGTTCTCCCCGAGCAAAGAGGACACGGCTATATTGATCGATTGCTGAAGCAGGCCACAGACGTTCTTGTACAAGCAGGCGAAACATACATCCGCGCGGATACCGATGTAAAAAACACGCCAATGGCCAAAGCCTTTTTACGTGCTGGATACCAACAGTTTGCCAATCGCCAAGAATTTTCCTTGGATCATGGCTTGTTGCTCTAA
- a CDS encoding CarD family transcriptional regulator, with translation MFQVGDKVFYPMHGAGVIEAMEEKEFLGEKHLYYVLNMMLKELNIMVPVEKMSALGIRKVVEADILENVLAAMREGQRDTALNAAQRYKLHTEKMKSGDIYEQSEVIRDLVGMSKVKVLGSSDKMMLDTAQQLLISEIELVKDVDTEQATVMLKHAVCPEEMSEIVP, from the coding sequence ATGTTTCAAGTTGGAGACAAGGTTTTTTATCCGATGCACGGAGCAGGCGTAATCGAGGCGATGGAGGAGAAAGAATTTCTGGGTGAAAAACACCTCTATTATGTGCTCAACATGATGCTGAAAGAATTAAACATCATGGTCCCGGTTGAAAAGATGTCCGCTCTTGGTATTCGAAAGGTGGTCGAAGCCGACATTCTGGAGAATGTTTTGGCCGCCATGCGAGAGGGGCAACGCGACACCGCCTTGAATGCAGCGCAGCGCTACAAGCTTCATACAGAAAAAATGAAGAGTGGCGATATTTACGAGCAATCTGAGGTCATTCGTGATTTGGTTGGTATGAGTAAAGTTAAAGTATTGGGATCGAGCGACAAAATGATGTTGGATACTGCGCAGCAGCTCCTCATTAGTGAGATTGAACTTGTAAAAGACGTAGATACGGAACAGGCAACAGTGATGCTGAAGCATGCTGTATGCCCAGAAGAAATGTCTGAGATTGTGCCATAA
- a CDS encoding DMT family transporter — translation MVVGLFFALLAGSLVSLQNIFNKKVSEQAGTWSTTTLVLGMGFLSSLTMGLIFEGDQLFSLPAMQPWYWFSGMIGVGVVFCLVQGMRLLGPTYAISIVLTAQLGFALWSDSIGWLGLVQVPMTFTQLFGVLVIIGGVIVFKLGGEWQQKRSMSKM, via the coding sequence ATGGTAGTCGGGCTATTCTTCGCGTTACTGGCTGGCTCGTTGGTCAGCCTCCAAAATATTTTCAACAAGAAAGTAAGTGAACAGGCAGGAACATGGTCTACGACGACTCTTGTGCTTGGGATGGGATTTCTGTCTTCTTTGACGATGGGTCTTATTTTCGAAGGCGATCAGTTGTTTTCACTTCCAGCTATGCAGCCGTGGTACTGGTTCAGCGGTATGATCGGCGTTGGGGTGGTCTTTTGTCTGGTACAAGGAATGAGACTGCTTGGCCCAACGTATGCCATCTCCATCGTTCTCACTGCCCAGCTCGGATTTGCTTTATGGTCTGATTCAATCGGCTGGTTAGGGCTGGTTCAAGTGCCGATGACATTTACACAATTGTTTGGGGTTCTGGTCATTATCGGGGGTGTGATCGTATTTAAATTAGGCGGCGAATGGCAACAGAAACGCTCAATGAGTAAGATGTAA
- a CDS encoding Crp/Fnr family transcriptional regulator, whose protein sequence is MKEIENRELLQQYLHDHQLASVFHEPFLPHLSLYQFDQGELICAQGELACHLYVLVKGKVKIFTTSPEGKILILSFKKPLEVIGDIEYVRGIPYLNSVEAASSVQMIGIHYRWLKKYGTDYAPLLQFLLQIITNKFCVKSNSLSTNLLYPVEVRFARYLLSVSIEEWNLANKEQISTSNLLDAANMIGTSYRHLNRVIQQFCKEGLIERANGFLLIKDREGLAEMASETLNE, encoded by the coding sequence ATGAAGGAAATTGAAAATCGTGAGCTTTTGCAACAATATCTCCATGACCATCAGTTAGCGTCTGTCTTTCATGAGCCTTTTCTGCCGCATTTGTCCTTGTACCAATTTGATCAAGGGGAGCTCATTTGTGCCCAGGGTGAATTGGCCTGTCATCTGTATGTTTTGGTGAAGGGCAAAGTAAAGATTTTTACGACTTCCCCCGAAGGGAAAATACTGATCCTTTCCTTTAAAAAGCCGCTTGAAGTGATCGGAGATATTGAGTATGTAAGAGGAATTCCTTATCTGAATTCGGTAGAAGCGGCATCGTCTGTTCAGATGATCGGGATTCATTATCGCTGGTTGAAAAAATATGGAACAGACTATGCTCCACTCCTGCAATTTTTACTGCAAATCATTACGAATAAATTTTGTGTGAAGTCCAACTCATTAAGCACCAACCTTCTGTATCCAGTAGAAGTACGTTTCGCTCGTTATTTGTTGTCCGTTTCGATAGAAGAGTGGAACCTTGCCAACAAAGAACAGATCAGTACGAGCAATCTCTTGGATGCAGCGAATATGATTGGAACGAGCTACAGACATTTGAATCGGGTCATTCAACAGTTCTGCAAGGAGGGACTAATTGAGCGTGCCAATGGATTCCTACTGATCAAGGATAGAGAAGGTTTAGCTGAGATGGCGAGCGAGACACTGAACGAATAA
- a CDS encoding DMT family transporter: MKGIVFAIFGGVFITLQGVANSRISQDIGAWQTATLTQLTGFLTAFFLLLFFRDGKWQAYRQVKPLYLTGGAFAAFIIFSNVTAIQHIGVTMTISALLIAQLSLTFLIDSNGWFGVDKQKMRLPHFIGIGMMILGVLILRA; the protein is encoded by the coding sequence ATGAAAGGGATTGTTTTTGCGATTTTCGGCGGTGTTTTCATTACCTTGCAAGGTGTAGCGAATTCAAGAATCAGTCAAGATATTGGGGCGTGGCAAACCGCGACACTTACGCAGTTAACGGGCTTCCTCACGGCTTTTTTCCTCCTGTTGTTTTTTCGGGATGGAAAATGGCAGGCATACAGGCAAGTGAAACCGTTATATTTGACAGGTGGAGCATTCGCTGCGTTTATCATTTTTAGCAATGTTACGGCCATCCAGCATATCGGGGTAACCATGACGATTTCAGCCCTCTTGATTGCGCAGCTAAGCCTGACTTTTCTCATTGACAGCAATGGGTGGTTCGGTGTCGATAAACAAAAGATGAGGCTGCCGCATTTTATTGGGATCGGGATGATGATTCTGGGTGTGCTGATACTGAGAGCCTGA
- a CDS encoding DUF2935 domain-containing protein, producing the protein MNDPLRESMLFEHRFWLQILGDHARFIFQSLAPNEEQEIERAVYFIESFDHLLGNARQNLSSDELHTLNQQASTLTQQLRDFKLHILERHLISKISISLPPTFMNHMVNELEEYERILHAFLSGSLPPANHPVELHLLWLSDAVGHAATITSLLDMVEKDYQLKSERFTKKFEHFYLKAVELAGYLRTNLHNFPALRRFNHQAEIEMKLFQVFLHELEEMRMRDELLGVFSPLMADHMSREECYYLMKLSEVSDVQSPDCFPTRPRIE; encoded by the coding sequence GTGAACGACCCATTGCGAGAGAGTATGTTGTTTGAGCATCGTTTCTGGCTACAAATTCTGGGCGATCATGCCCGCTTTATTTTTCAATCGCTTGCTCCGAATGAAGAGCAGGAAATTGAAAGAGCCGTTTACTTTATCGAGTCATTTGACCACTTGCTGGGAAACGCCAGGCAAAACCTGTCTTCCGATGAACTGCATACACTCAACCAACAAGCAAGCACACTCACCCAACAACTTCGTGATTTTAAACTCCACATTCTAGAAAGGCATCTCATCAGTAAAATATCGATCAGCCTCCCCCCAACGTTTATGAACCACATGGTCAATGAGCTAGAAGAGTACGAACGAATTTTGCATGCTTTTCTCTCTGGAAGCTTGCCACCTGCCAATCACCCGGTAGAGCTCCACCTTCTGTGGCTATCCGATGCGGTAGGGCATGCGGCCACCATCACTTCCCTTTTGGACATGGTGGAAAAAGACTATCAGCTCAAAAGCGAACGATTTACCAAAAAGTTCGAGCACTTTTACCTAAAAGCGGTGGAATTAGCCGGGTACCTCCGAACGAACCTGCATAACTTCCCGGCACTACGCCGTTTTAACCATCAAGCAGAAATAGAAATGAAGCTTTTTCAAGTATTCTTGCATGAATTGGAAGAGATGCGGATGCGTGATGAATTGCTAGGCGTTTTCTCCCCGCTCATGGCCGACCATATGTCTCGGGAAGAATGCTACTATTTGATGAAGCTATCTGAGGTTTCCGACGTGCAATCACCAGACTGTTTCCCGACCAGACCGCGCATTGAGTAA
- a CDS encoding discoidin domain-containing protein: MILTNRFSKQFFSFALMFSILFSGQNIGHAEDQYTKDLIPTMTSHSSPEGIASASSENQEQQKYFAYLAFDDTTIPDGFDVWASLTTSNEWLQFEFTSKKQIQKYTLEPKNYAHSGSPTDGMSQAPKDWQFQAWNGADWIVLDSQSGITDWVPGTKKEFMFNNSNSYNKYRIFITANNGGWAISLGQMEMMEKINSTPDPDPEPIPTGDNALLVIKMISGLEKEFELTASEVQDFIDWYNDRADGRGKETYMFDKDFNKGPFTARKDYVAFSKIQSFEVMEYTK, translated from the coding sequence ATGATTTTAACAAACAGGTTCAGCAAGCAATTCTTTAGCTTTGCTCTTATGTTTTCCATTTTATTTTCTGGCCAGAACATTGGTCATGCGGAGGATCAATATACTAAGGATTTGATTCCTACAATGACAAGCCACTCATCACCAGAGGGAATCGCAAGTGCAAGTAGTGAAAACCAAGAACAACAAAAGTATTTTGCTTATTTGGCTTTTGATGATACTACAATTCCTGATGGCTTTGATGTTTGGGCTTCACTAACTACATCAAATGAGTGGTTACAATTTGAATTTACCTCAAAGAAACAAATACAAAAATATACTTTGGAACCCAAAAATTATGCTCATTCAGGTAGTCCGACTGATGGTATGTCACAGGCACCAAAAGATTGGCAATTTCAAGCATGGAATGGAGCCGATTGGATCGTTTTAGATTCACAATCGGGTATCACGGACTGGGTTCCAGGCACCAAGAAAGAATTTATGTTCAACAACTCAAATAGCTATAACAAGTACAGAATTTTTATTACTGCGAACAATGGTGGATGGGCCATTTCATTAGGCCAAATGGAAATGATGGAGAAAATTAATTCAACCCCAGACCCTGATCCAGAACCAATTCCAACTGGTGATAACGCACTTCTTGTAATTAAAATGATCAGTGGACTTGAAAAAGAATTTGAGCTGACTGCATCCGAAGTACAGGACTTCATTGACTGGTACAATGACCGCGCTGACGGTAGAGGAAAAGAAACATACATGTTCGATAAGGACTTTAACAAAGGGCCGTTTACCGCTCGAAAAGATTATGTAGCTTTCAGTAAGATTCAATCCTTTGAAGTAATGGAATATACCAAATAA
- a CDS encoding acyltransferase, protein MENCCRGPQHREKRRCIHTRIKEIDYLRAISAIAVISIHVTASYVETSVMAFAWNQVARFAVPMFILLSGLSLALSDRGRIGKREFFKRRYNKILLPYLIWSILYFTYAHQYNLGSVEPWVLLTTLGKHMVKGTAYVHLYFLVIICQLYLIYPFLKSLLRTKTNWTLTVSFISTLVMHMAIYLHANQLIVLPSIKVPYVILFPVWVFYFVLGMFVAMRFNEFSAFVGKLTLWQTFVPWFASLIVLVVDSKWTDTFASSTKPSTLLYTVVSALFMYRLSTSMTGWPRKVLHSVCWFSTHSFFIYLIHPLIISELFHFKGLRVGDSGLVMLFILTIVCSCVLAYLGSRFKFVHLFGGVFIRPKLRKEIDTKVDYSN, encoded by the coding sequence ATGGAAAACTGTTGCAGAGGTCCACAACATAGAGAGAAGAGAAGGTGCATTCATACGAGAATTAAAGAGATTGATTATCTAAGGGCTATCAGTGCTATTGCAGTAATCTCAATCCATGTAACAGCGAGTTATGTAGAAACTAGTGTTATGGCGTTTGCTTGGAATCAGGTAGCGCGTTTCGCTGTACCAATGTTTATTCTACTTTCAGGGTTAAGTCTTGCCTTAAGTGACCGGGGGAGGATAGGGAAACGAGAGTTTTTTAAAAGGCGGTATAATAAGATCTTACTACCGTATTTGATCTGGAGCATACTTTACTTTACCTATGCCCATCAATACAATCTTGGGTCAGTCGAACCCTGGGTTCTTTTAACAACGCTAGGGAAGCATATGGTGAAAGGTACGGCTTACGTTCACCTATATTTCTTGGTGATCATTTGCCAACTCTATCTAATATATCCATTCTTGAAGAGTCTTCTACGGACGAAGACGAATTGGACGCTAACAGTTTCGTTTATATCGACCTTAGTAATGCACATGGCAATTTATTTACATGCCAACCAACTCATCGTACTACCTAGCATCAAGGTACCTTATGTTATTCTTTTTCCTGTATGGGTGTTTTACTTCGTTTTGGGAATGTTCGTGGCAATGAGATTTAATGAATTCTCAGCATTTGTCGGAAAGCTGACGCTCTGGCAAACGTTTGTACCATGGTTTGCCTCTCTGATCGTATTGGTGGTCGATAGTAAATGGACGGACACTTTTGCCTCCTCAACTAAGCCGAGCACTTTGTTGTACACGGTTGTAAGCGCCTTGTTCATGTACAGGCTGTCTACAAGCATGACTGGTTGGCCAAGGAAGGTATTACACTCGGTCTGTTGGTTCTCTACCCATTCCTTTTTCATTTACCTGATCCATCCTTTGATCATTAGTGAACTGTTTCACTTCAAAGGATTGAGAGTAGGAGATTCAGGATTAGTAATGTTATTTATACTTACGATTGTATGTTCCTGTGTCCTTGCCTATTTGGGCAGTCGGTTTAAATTCGTCCATTTGTTCGGGGGAGTCTTCATCAGACCAAAGCTGAGAAAAGAAATTGATACAAAGGTAGATTATTCAAATTGA
- a CDS encoding IS3 family transposase, whose protein sequence is METFWGHMKNEMEYNTCSSIQELRAQVEEYISYYNPSRK, encoded by the coding sequence ATGGAGACCTTTTGGGGCCATATGAAGAATGAAATGGAGTATAATACGTGTTCTTCTATTCAGGAATTACGAGCACAAGTTGAGGAGTACATTTCGTATTACAACCCAAGTAGAAAATGA
- a CDS encoding GNAT family N-acetyltransferase, which produces MDIFIRELRAGDDECGSNIDGSFIVDSTLVLQLMGQRIGYTVKESPLRNKSYDDEQLEEDTLEDYSNYIGNPHQIIYVALVNNQVVGQIVLKRNWNKYAYVEDIKVDKQYRGYGVGKKLIEQAKRWTKDGGMTGIMLETQSTNVRACKFYESCGFVIGGFDSYVYRGLDKDSDEIAIYWYLMLD; this is translated from the coding sequence ATGGATATTTTCATTAGAGAACTGAGGGCTGGGGACGATGAGTGTGGTTCAAACATTGATGGGAGCTTTATCGTAGACTCTACCCTTGTCTTGCAACTAATGGGACAGCGAATCGGATATACGGTGAAGGAGAGCCCCCTTAGGAATAAAAGCTACGATGATGAACAGCTTGAAGAAGATACGCTTGAGGATTATTCGAACTATATCGGCAATCCCCATCAAATCATTTATGTAGCGCTCGTAAATAATCAAGTTGTGGGTCAAATTGTTTTGAAAAGAAATTGGAACAAATATGCCTATGTGGAAGATATCAAAGTGGATAAGCAATATAGAGGATATGGTGTCGGTAAAAAACTAATCGAACAGGCTAAACGCTGGACGAAGGATGGCGGTATGACGGGAATCATGCTGGAGACACAAAGTACTAATGTCCGCGCATGTAAATTCTACGAAAGCTGTGGTTTTGTCATCGGAGGTTTCGATTCCTACGTTTACAGAGGTCTAGATAAAGATAGTGATGAGATAGCCATTTATTGGTATCTCATGCTTGATTAA
- a CDS encoding SgcJ/EcaC family oxidoreductase → MVYKEEEPLEHDRELIKHVVNEMEAAFNRHDADALDSHFTQNATWVNVMGEKLSGWDEINKVHKIVLTGPLRHSYSKYTVDSISFINSNVAVVHVRQYSTTSDGKRIDGGQESIAIYVMVKETKVWRLAAGQNTLLKSV, encoded by the coding sequence ATGGTATACAAAGAAGAGGAACCATTGGAGCATGATCGCGAGCTTATCAAACATGTAGTTAATGAAATGGAGGCAGCGTTTAATCGGCACGATGCAGATGCGTTAGACAGCCATTTCACACAAAACGCCACTTGGGTGAATGTAATGGGGGAAAAGTTGTCGGGTTGGGATGAAATAAATAAAGTGCACAAAATCGTCTTGACAGGTCCTTTACGTCATTCTTATAGCAAATATACTGTTGACAGCATCTCGTTCATTAATTCCAATGTAGCTGTAGTTCATGTCCGTCAATATTCAACAACTTCCGATGGTAAACGAATTGACGGAGGGCAAGAAAGCATTGCTATCTACGTAATGGTCAAGGAAACGAAAGTTTGGAGGCTAGCAGCAGGACAAAACACACTTCTAAAATCCGTCTAA
- a CDS encoding LysR family transcriptional regulator, with protein sequence MDTSHLHYFRTIARIQHMTKAAEELQIAQPALSKIIARLEEDLGIPLFDRQGRNIRLNTFGKTFLRKVEIALNALEDGRKEIEELSGLYSGSVHLAVTSVELLSRPLADFLSQYPKTDFRITQVSMMELEPLLLSGEVDICLTALPTQNAGVCSSHVLEEEVYLAVSPNHRFSDRQSISLAEAATEAFIGYNEGQFYQPLNDIFFGEAGVHPKYICRVNEPSAIASLVRAGVGVALVGECGRSSDSPLTLLKIHDHSMKRHYKFIWLESRYLSVAARKFLEFVTEFFCRTN encoded by the coding sequence ATGGATACTTCACATTTACATTACTTTCGTACTATCGCTAGAATTCAACATATGACCAAAGCAGCCGAAGAACTGCAAATTGCTCAACCCGCATTAAGCAAAATAATCGCTCGACTTGAGGAAGATCTTGGTATCCCCCTCTTTGACCGACAGGGGAGAAATATTAGATTAAACACGTTTGGTAAAACGTTCCTTCGAAAGGTAGAAATTGCTTTAAACGCATTGGAAGATGGAAGGAAAGAAATTGAAGAACTCTCTGGGTTGTATTCGGGCAGTGTTCACTTAGCGGTTACGAGCGTCGAGCTCCTGTCAAGGCCACTTGCTGACTTTCTATCCCAATACCCGAAAACCGATTTCCGAATAACCCAAGTTTCTATGATGGAACTGGAGCCTCTTCTTCTGAGTGGAGAAGTGGACATTTGTCTCACAGCGTTACCTACGCAAAATGCTGGAGTGTGCTCCTCCCATGTCTTGGAGGAAGAAGTATACCTTGCTGTTTCTCCTAACCATCGATTCTCAGACCGACAGAGCATTTCTTTGGCAGAAGCTGCTACTGAAGCTTTCATAGGTTACAATGAGGGGCAATTTTATCAACCACTGAACGATATCTTTTTTGGAGAGGCTGGAGTTCATCCTAAATATATATGCAGGGTAAATGAGCCTTCTGCTATTGCGAGTCTTGTCCGGGCCGGCGTTGGTGTCGCTCTTGTAGGTGAGTGCGGACGAAGCTCTGACTCTCCACTCACTTTATTAAAGATTCATGACCACAGTATGAAACGTCATTATAAGTTCATTTGGCTTGAATCACGATATTTATCTGTAGCAGCAAGAAAATTCTTGGAGTTCGTAACGGAATTTTTCTGTAGGACAAATTAG
- a CDS encoding recombinase family protein has protein sequence MIGIYARVSTEEQAKSGFSLDDQLRECRKKAATSEAAEYIDDVSGEFLDRPALSRLRQDVKDGVITKIVCLDPDRLSRKLMNQLLITDEFDKRGIELVFVNGEYAKTPEGQLFYSMRGAIAEFEKAKINERMSRGRREKARQGRVLRDFQIYGYGYDSEKEQIVINEAEAAVVRLVFDLFTQPNELVQGINGIAVYLTKKGVPTKRGASVWHRQVVRQMLMNEAYVGRFYQNKWNTEGMLGNQFRQPDEKVRMKIRPKEEWISLPCPSIIDEVKFEHAQRLLKESRRRWAGRSFNEYLLSGLVRCGSCGNTMAGRKAKNWSQHVFEYTDVKNTAGAKNKGCGRRVRCEQLDNQVWETVASWLNNPDEIAVAVEEKVGTPFEQVELERLQKELEKTKTGRKRLLKLFASGEEDIGEEDVRQELKELKEKEDKLNQRLNELLDQTKQQVDYEYSRNLIQEAAEYYLSKAQDQLTFEDKKELIRHVVREVRVFEESVEIYTF, from the coding sequence ATGATCGGAATATATGCCAGGGTGAGTACAGAGGAACAAGCCAAGAGCGGATTCAGCCTCGACGATCAGTTAAGGGAATGCAGGAAGAAAGCAGCGACGAGTGAAGCCGCCGAGTACATAGATGATGTATCCGGCGAGTTCTTAGATCGGCCGGCTCTTTCAAGACTAAGACAAGATGTGAAGGATGGAGTCATTACAAAAATTGTTTGTCTGGACCCTGACCGTTTATCACGAAAGCTAATGAACCAGTTGCTTATAACAGATGAATTTGATAAACGCGGGATAGAGCTTGTGTTCGTAAACGGCGAATATGCCAAGACTCCAGAAGGACAGCTCTTTTACAGCATGCGTGGAGCAATTGCAGAATTCGAAAAAGCTAAAATTAATGAACGAATGAGTCGTGGAAGAAGAGAAAAGGCAAGACAAGGCCGCGTTCTCCGTGACTTTCAAATATATGGGTACGGTTATGATTCTGAGAAGGAGCAGATCGTAATAAATGAAGCTGAGGCAGCAGTAGTACGACTTGTATTTGATCTGTTTACTCAGCCCAACGAGCTCGTTCAAGGGATCAATGGGATAGCTGTTTATTTAACCAAAAAAGGGGTCCCTACAAAGCGTGGTGCCAGTGTATGGCATCGTCAGGTGGTACGACAGATGCTGATGAATGAGGCATATGTTGGGAGATTTTATCAAAATAAATGGAATACGGAAGGGATGCTGGGTAACCAGTTTCGCCAGCCAGATGAGAAAGTCCGCATGAAAATTCGCCCAAAGGAAGAGTGGATATCCTTGCCCTGCCCATCTATCATTGACGAAGTGAAATTTGAACATGCCCAGCGACTTCTAAAGGAATCCAGAAGAAGATGGGCAGGCCGGAGTTTCAACGAGTACCTCTTAAGCGGACTAGTTCGTTGCGGGTCCTGTGGAAATACGATGGCAGGCAGAAAAGCGAAAAACTGGAGCCAGCATGTATTTGAGTATACCGATGTTAAGAATACAGCAGGTGCAAAAAATAAGGGATGCGGTCGTCGTGTAAGATGTGAGCAATTGGACAATCAGGTTTGGGAAACGGTTGCATCCTGGTTGAATAATCCTGACGAGATTGCGGTGGCAGTGGAAGAAAAAGTGGGAACTCCATTTGAGCAAGTGGAGTTGGAGCGACTGCAAAAGGAGCTCGAAAAAACCAAAACAGGACGCAAGAGATTGCTTAAATTGTTTGCGTCTGGAGAAGAAGATATTGGTGAAGAAGATGTTCGTCAAGAGCTGAAAGAACTGAAGGAGAAGGAAGATAAACTGAATCAGCGTCTAAACGAGTTGCTGGATCAAACAAAACAGCAGGTCGATTATGAGTACAGCCGCAACTTGATTCAAGAAGCTGCTGAATATTATTTATCAAAAGCTCAGGATCAGCTAACCTTTGAGGATAAAAAAGAGCTGATCCGACATGTGGTAAGGGAAGTAAGAGTTTTCGAAGAGAGTGTGGAGATATACACGTTCTAA